In Cheilinus undulatus linkage group 3, ASM1832078v1, whole genome shotgun sequence, the genomic window TGTCCGACCAGAGCCTGACCATCTCCAAGTGCAAGATCCCGCTGCTGGATGAGCAGATGAGCGTCTTCCTTCAGGACATGAACAGCTGCTACAGCAAGCTGAAGGAACTTGTGCCCACTCTGCCCACCAACAAGAAGGCCAGCAAAGTGGAGATCCTGCAGCATGTCATTGACTACATCTGGGACCTGCAGGTCGAGCTGGATGAGCCGGAGAAGAGTCGCCAACTCTCCACCGGCACCGTCCCTCGCACGCCGCTGACCACCCTGAACGCAGAGCTCGCCAGCATCACAGTAGAGGTAAATATCTTATCACATATACTGCTCTTTCAATCTAAGAATAGTGAAGTGTCACCAGAGCTGACTGTACTACAATAAGATTGATATTTGAATGTTGAAAGGGCGTGCGTAAAGTTACAGAGTCCGTGCGTAAAAGTTACCATTGCGCACCAGTTTGCTTACTGCtgacacacactccatgtttACAGCTTAACTCAtcaactttttctttctctctcccgcAGAATGGATGCTCGGATGACAGGATAATGTGCCGTTAAGAGGTCGTGGAGCGTCGCACCATCACTCTGCAACGAGCACCGCAAAGAACAAACAAGGCTACCTGATGTGATTCTCCaacacatcattaaaaaaaccTTGAACTGAGTAGGGACGTTTCAAACTCCCAATGCTAGAAAACGTGGACATCCTCCGGCAGTGAGGATCTCTGTCACTCAGAGCTCTCGATTCATCAGAGGGCCccgagagaagaagaagaagaccgCTGGTGTCCAGAAATAGACTGGGTTAGCCGGGGACCAAGACAAGTTCAGCAGCGAGAATCACTTGTTGCTCGTAGAGTTTTTAAAGAAAGCTAATTTCTGTTACACTCTTTGTATCTTGTAAACCATATAGAAAAATCGGAAAAGATTAAATCTCTCAGATTCCTGAGCGACAAACTGTATTGTATATTACAATGCCATATTATGTGAAGATATTGTTTTCTTACAATGTACCTTATTggtgtttttattaaaacaagacaatTATTTTTCAACAAGAATTCCTCTGTGGTTTTGTGTGAGTCTGATTGTGAGTAAGAGTGGGGAAAAATGAGATCACATTTAGT contains:
- the id1 gene encoding DNA-binding protein inhibitor ID-1 — encoded protein: MKVVGSTCALKSKVGGEDMVRCLSDQSLTISKCKIPLLDEQMSVFLQDMNSCYSKLKELVPTLPTNKKASKVEILQHVIDYIWDLQVELDEPEKSRQLSTGTVPRTPLTTLNAELASITVENGCSDDRIMCR